In Deltaproteobacteria bacterium, the sequence CTCAGTCCGGAGGAGTTTCTCAGGGCAGTGTGCCAGGAGTTTTCACTGCCGCACGATGGCAGGGGAAAACCGGAGCTCATCAGGGTGCTCAAGTCGTTCCTCCTGGAGCTGTGCCGCAAGCGGCGCTATGCCATTCTCATCCTGGACGAGGCCCAGAATCTGCCAGTGGACACCCTGGAAGAGATACGCATGCTGTCTAACTTTGACGGCCGCAACGAATTCCTTCTGCAGATCATTTTCGTGGGGCAGCCGTCGCTCAGGGGAAAGCTGCGCTGGCGCGGCTTGCGGCAGCTGTCGCAGCGCATCCAGGTGAGCTACCACCTGGAGCCCCTGGACAGAGAGGAGCTCGAGGACTACATCAAGTACCGCTTGCACAAGGCCGGAGCTCCAGACCTTGAGCTCTTCAACGAGGAAACCTTTCAGTTGATCTACGACTACTCCGGTGGAGTGCCCAGGCTGATAAACGCTGTATGTCACATGTGCCTGGTCTATGCCATGGCAGACGACCTCAAAAAGATCGACATCGACCTGGCGAAGAAAGTTCTCGAAGACCGGGCCAACTGGGATGTCCCCCTGGATGAGGAGGCAGCCGACGAGGCAGCAGCAGCCGAACTGCTGCCGGTTGCTACAGATAATCTGGGATCATTGCAATCCCTCGGCCACCTGGAGGCCAACATCGGGGAACTGCTGGAGGTGTCGCTGGGTGCCAAGAATGCCCTGGAAAGGATTGCCCTGAGCCTTGGCCGCATTGCAGCAAGCAAACAGGCCGTCCAGGAGATGGCCGTGAGGTTGATGGCAGAAAAAAGCCGACGCCAGACTCTGGAGAAGAACCTGGCTCGCATAGAGAAAAAGCTGGATGCTGCCGTGGTCAAGCAGAAGCTGCTGATCAAGGTCCTTACCGGCAAAAATAAACAGCGAGCATCCCCCCAACCCCAATCCAGGCAGCAGGTTATGTGAAAGACTTGCCGGTTATCAGTTATCTGGGAATGTCTCGGCAAACGGTTTACGGCAACGGAAAAACCGTATCACCTGGCCGCAGGCCGAGCCCTGATAACACAACCAATAACCGCTGATTGAACCCTTGCCCCTATGACAGCTAGGGCTGCAAGATTTTTAGACGGCGAAAATATGTCCTGTAAAAGCCTCTGTCTCTTGTTATCAAACCATCTGCCTGTGTTTTTGCATGGCCACCAATGAGAAAATCCGCCAGGATATGCTGCCGATATGAGATGATCTTTTTACAGGACAGACACCTGGATTGTTGACGATGACCACAGGCAGGGCAGAGCAACATTCCCTTCCGGCGAGCAGAATATTTTTTCCAGGCAGTGCTCGCTTCATAGAGCGATGCCTCATTCGACGAGACAAGCCTGATGCCAGTGTCGCCCAGAAAGGTCTCGAGGTCCCTGAACGAGAGAAACTGGGAGCCCAGTTCAGCAAAAACCACTTCACAGATAATGAGTTCGTCCGCAGGATTTATACTCAGCAGGCAGTTCAAGGAAGATTGGCAGTGTGCGGAGTTGGGGAGCAAGATGTCCAGAAGAACATTGGTGTCAACGGCCAGGAGCATGATTTCCTCGCAGGTCGTCTACGATGTCGTCTGTTTCGCTGCCGTCTAGATGAGAAAGAAAGCCCACATATTTCTCCAGGTTCTTAATCGAGCCGGTCTTCTTTTTGAGAACAGCCCTGTCATTGTGGACCTCGAAAATAATTTCATCACCTGTTTTTATTCCCAGGTGCAACCGGATATGCCGGGGAATGGTTACCTGGCCTTTTTGAGTTACTCT encodes:
- a CDS encoding PIN domain-containing protein, which codes for MLLAVDTNVLLDILLPNSAHCQSSLNCLLSINPADELIICEVVFAELGSQFLSFRDLETFLGDTGIRLVSSNEASLYEASTAWKKYSARRKGMLLCPACGHRQQSRCLSCKKIISYRQHILADFLIGGHAKTQADGLITRDRGFYRTYFRRLKILQP
- a CDS encoding AbrB/MazE/SpoVT family DNA-binding domain-containing protein; this translates as MPRVTQKGQVTIPRHIRLHLGIKTGDEIIFEVHNDRAVLKKKTGSIKNLEKYVGFLSHLDGSETDDIVDDLRGNHAPGR
- a CDS encoding AAA family ATPase, with amino-acid sequence MYQEFFGFKQKPFQLLPDPDFLFHSKKHDAALTHLEYGIFDRAGFIVITGDIGTGKTTLIRYILRSLSRDLPLACLSQTLLSPEEFLRAVCQEFSLPHDGRGKPELIRVLKSFLLELCRKRRYAILILDEAQNLPVDTLEEIRMLSNFDGRNEFLLQIIFVGQPSLRGKLRWRGLRQLSQRIQVSYHLEPLDREELEDYIKYRLHKAGAPDLELFNEETFQLIYDYSGGVPRLINAVCHMCLVYAMADDLKKIDIDLAKKVLEDRANWDVPLDEEAADEAAAAELLPVATDNLGSLQSLGHLEANIGELLEVSLGAKNALERIALSLGRIAASKQAVQEMAVRLMAEKSRRQTLEKNLARIEKKLDAAVVKQKLLIKVLTGKNKQRASPQPQSRQQVM